The nucleotide sequence aaggaaaaataattcaatgTAACTGTATTTGAATTAAGTGTTTTGATATTGCTCGACTTCTTAGTTATTGTAATAAGAGGAGTTCTGTAAAACAAGCTGTAGAATGGTGATGTGTTTCTGTCTTCAAGGCAGGACATGGTCAAGATTTTTTGGAACCACtctcagaagcaaagaaagcaggtCTGAAGCTGGCATTGCATCTTTCAGAGGttaaagttttctttattttggtccTTCTCTGTAATTCCCATTTTACAAAAATCTTGATGAAACTAATTAACTTCTGTGCGTTTTGAACTTCAGGCTGATGTAGTAATGGTTTGGGGCATTTTgacaagagagagaagaaaacaaggagaaatcTTTAACAATCTGTTTTGAATCAGAACTGTTCAATTATTTCTTACTGTACTGTATCAGGGGGGTTAGGTGTAAAATTGAAAATTAGTGATATTCTAAGAGATccactgttttcttcttggtATTTTGTCAGAAGTCATGTATAGTAAAATTTGCACATTTTCACGAGGAGTTCTGTTAGCTCTGCTTGTGTCAGTAGAAAGGGCTGGGCTTCTCCATGCAATCTGTTGAAGTGGTGGCTGATGTTTACTTGTGACGAGTCTGATAAAtactgaaagtatttttattttttcaggaaattaaGCATCATATATGGTGTCACAGGCCTATTTAtacttggttttatttcattaagGAGGCTTTTGCAGGATACTCCTGCATGCTtctctgaaaatttatttcttaatgtcTCAGTGGTCTTttggctttgtttcatttttttgtttgtttctttggttttggccTCTTGCAGTTTAAGTTCTTCATGCAcccttttttttaatccctgtgtAAAACAGGCATTGAAGGTCTTCCTGCCAGGGTAGTTTTGAAACTGAAGCATGCAGAGCTATTTGAGGCCTCCAACTGAAAGTACTTTGGAACTGCAAATAGCAATCAATCGTCTGTTTTTATGTACCAGTTAAGGATTATGGCTTCTTTGGTTTGTAATTCCAAGTTGAGAGTCACTTTCAGGGACTACTTCTTTCTTTACAGGTTACGAATGCAGATATTTAGTCTCACTAACACTTTCTTTTGGATAAGATATGCTGTGAAACTAGAACTCGGAAGTCTGTTGTGATTATTTCATGTACTGTTTTATGCTGCCTTGACAGAATGCAAAATATATCCTCTCTAGATTCCAAATCAAGAAGAGGAGACCAAAATTCTCCTGGGCCTGCCTCCTGACAGAATTGGACATGGAACGTTTCTCAACTCTGCAACAACAGGTTCAGAAGAGTTAGTGCCACTTGTTCGACAGAATCATATACCTATTGGTACGAAAAATGTTGAGGAAATTACTTGGTGATCTCTAGATTTCAGAATATCATACGTACTGCTGACCCTAGGAACTCTGGTTTGTCTTTGACCAGAGGTGAGTTGGAAAATCGTGGCAGGGGAAGAGTTGCCTGTAAAGGTACACTGGTAACGCTTTTGTGGTTTTTGACATATTTATGGCAGCAGACCACAACTGATGTCtcagatgaaaacaaaactagATCAAACAAAACTAACTTTTAGTTACTGTGCAAGGCTGTGTGGTGTTTCTGTATCTGCTTTGCAAGCTCCCTAAATTTTATACCCAGCCAAGTAGTTGAGAAGCAATTGATTACCACGCTTTCCTTAGAAGGTACTACCAAATATTTGACGCACAGAAAATCAAGGAAACAACACTAgccaattttaattttcattcaggAACAGAAATAAGTCAATTAATGTGTCAAAAACATGTCTCTTGATACATAGCcttgtttcttctttattttcccttagAACTTTGCATGACATCAAACATCAAAACTCAGACAGTGCCTTCCTGTGACAAACACCATTTTGGATACTGGTACAACATGGGCCACCCTGCAGTGCTTTGTGTaagttttttgattttttaacCATGTATTTAGGCAAAGAGCCAAACTAGTGTGAAATTGGAGAAGTATATCGCCTTCTATGGGTCAGTGCTGACTTACAATTTCTGACCTTGCAGCAAATCATCTGCTTATAGGAAAtctatgctggttttggctgggatagagttcattttcttcataatgtTCTATTTGAAAAATGCTTGCAATACAAATGGGAATTTTTACTATTTCTCTTGGTTTTATTGTAAAGCAAGCCCTTTTCTTCTGTATAGACCATCAGCTATACATGCAATGATCTTAGCTGTTTGCATACTGACAGATTTTTTATAAACATACTGGTCCAATGTTTGCATGTAAGCTCGTGCTTACCTGGGGATTATGGTGTTGGATGAGAGTTCCTGAGTTCTCTAGACAGCTAATTAAGGTCCTGAAATGTTGAAGTGCCAGGTACTTTTGCTGGCATTGGCAGGATTTTACTATCATCCTGTTGGTTTAACCCCTATAATTTGTAGCACTatccaagtgtgtgtgtgtatatataagaGCATTGTGCTTGTTACTCAAATAAGCCTCAAGCCTTTATCGTGTAAATTACTGAGTTTGAACTCTGTTGTATTAGGAGAAAAATAACTCATGGCTAGAGATTACTTCTGAGATTTTTCAATTGTGAAAAGTCCAGATAACCAATGAAGTCACGTAAGAAAGCAGCTTACCCATAAAGGCCTATAAAAACAGATACTGCAGTGTCTTAAGTTCAACAGGATATAGTTACGTTCTTCTCTGGGGACACACAGGCTCTGAGTTGCAGATGGGTAATCTCATTAACCCTGCAATAATCCTAACTCACTCCTCTTAGACGAGTAAACTTTAGGTGGCTTTCGACCATACGTTGTTGATGCCAGCCTAGTACTTCTGTCAGTATTGAGAGATTGTTCTAGTTGACACGAAGTGCGGAGGGTGAGAGAGTTTCTTCCCTGAGGGTGCAGGAATACAGAGTATGCTCTAGTTCCCAGAgctgaggaaagggagaagaggaataAGGAGACCTGCACATACCGACATAACTTGAATGTATGCATCATTTGATAGCCATCTTTCTAGTAATTTTAACAGGAAATCCTAGTTCCTTGATAAATTGTGACATCACTTTAAGAAGTTTTCTTGTATGTTTGAATAATTAATTTTGAGTGAAAATAGGGCAAATAATGTATGAAATAATTACCAACAGATGAAAGAACCAGGGAATAAAGTGTGAAACAGCAAGATAAAAGTGGTTTGTAATGTGTAGAAAAAACCCTTTTTGATGTAGAGGaattaatttaaactttttttttcttgtttttcaattTAACTCCAGACTGATGATAAAGGCGTCTTTGCAACAGATCTGTCGCAAGAATATGAGCTGGTTGCAAAAACATTTAATCTGACTCGATCACAGATGTGGGATCTTTCTTATGAATCAATCAACTATATCTTTGCTTCAAGTGTAGTAAAATCAAAGCTGAGGGAACAGTGGTGTAAACTGAAGCCAACTCTGTTTGATTAATCACACTGTTGTTCTAAACAGCTTGGCTGTATTAGCTTTGCTAATAAGCATTTTTTACCGAAGTCCCTGGCTTTTTTCAGACTTGAGGTTTATAAACCCAGCCCATAAACTGTGCCAGTGCAAAACGAAGATGACAGGAATGTATCCTTTATTAGTGGGGACACAAGTAAACGTTCTTTTGGCATTGAGAAGGGCACTCAACCAGTGACTAAAATTCCAAATGTGTCATCATGTGGTTTCTCTCCAACTGataggacattttaaaaaaatatttagttgaAATATGTCATCATACTACAAACATTTGAGAATCGGAAAAAATAAGGCACAGCTGTTAGGGGTTAAAATGCAGTTTGTATGGTGTGTATATTTGGGCTTTGTagtttttaaacagaagttttgAGCAATTGATTTAAGACAAACTCAGGGAGAATGAAATATTTGTCCCAAAGGAATTAAATATTGCGTCTGTTTTTATTGGTGTACGCCTATGACTGAAGCCTGCTGTGGATTGTGTAGCATATGTGGTGGTGCCTGTTGATGCACTTGGCACTGCTGCTGTTTAGACAAAGTTAAGAATCTTGAATGCCAGCGCAAACTGTGCGCTACGTGGGGGAAATGGTCTaattcttaaaatgctttttagaaTTAGTTTGTTTCttgtaaaaaaagcaataaaaatagcTTCAACCTCTGTGTTTTTGAAATCGCTACTTCAAGTGTGTCGTCGGTGTGTTGTGTCCGTGAGGTGaccagcagagcagcaggtctGCCCCGCTGCGGGCTGGCTGAGGGCGAGTCCCCGGCGGCCCTCCCTGCGCTCTGACAGCCCCCGGTGCGCCCCGGCGCAGGCGGGGACGGGGTTCGCTCTGCGGGTCTCTGCGCCTCTTCTGACACTGAGGTACTGACATCCATAGCAACAGAGGTGTGCAACGCGCTCTGCTGCCAGATACTGCTGCCTAGTGCGGGAAGCAGCCAGAGAGGTTTTTGTACCTAGAATGTTTTTACATTGattaattaaacaaacaaacattctGAGCTCATCAAGGAATGCTGAACATCAGCACAATGACACAAAAGCTGTTCATGACTTCTGTTTTGGTCTTTTTGACTAAAATCAGCAGAAAAGAGTTGTTCTGGCCCCAAAATGGCAGTAAGAAAtgaaaagggagggaggaaggaagcgAGGAGGGTAGCAAAGTTGGTATGTCTGTGTGGCTACCCAAGGTTTCCACAGAACATTTTCCAAGCAGAAAAAATTCCTTTTGGAGACGGGGGAAAAACAATGTGAAACAGAACTGTGGTTTTATATATTCTTATCTGAACTCAGAATAAGACCTCATgatggctttttatttattttatttattattgttttccaAATAGTTTCACTGATCCCATTCTCTTTTGTTGTTTGATCAAGTTGCATTATCACTTGCTGTTTGATcaagtttgtcttttctttctacaaaaaTAATCAGTGGTAAAtgtattcttttccctttttagtaAAATTCTCTCTAGAGAGCAGTTTTCTGGAATGTTATAGTCACATCTATCTTAGTCTCAGGAGAAGTGGGCCTACACTCAAGTGAGATGGCGTTCTCTTGTAAAATaagttttataatatttttacagGTTATGGCCTTCTAGTCAGtttgatttttaacatttacatgTTGAATGTGATGGGTAGATGTGTTCATGCAGAGAGCATAGCCCTGGTAAATGCTATTTtcaacttccctttttttttcctgcaagcaTACAGTGTCTTAAAGATTTTTAACATTATGGACTGTAACATATAGTTCTCAATATTTCCACTTGACTTCTGTGTGTCTTCAAACTACTGTCTTGCATCAGCTGTAGTGCTGCCCCCAGTCAGTCTGGTGCATGATGACACGTGGCTGCTGCATATTTTTGTAATTAAGAAAACCCACTTCCCTTATTATTTGTGAAATTTACTGCTGTTATATGGAATCTAGAGTTACAGCATCACTCTTCTGAAGACTGTGTACTTACCCTGTCACTTAAGATACTTGCAGATGTGCTGCcaattcaaaaaaacccattgcTTTGTGTTTCACAGTATTAACCATGTCTCGGCTGGTAATGGAAGTCAGGAGGTGACTTGGAGGATTCTGTTTGTGTGAAGGAAAAGAACCAGGCATATATTTGGGTGGCTAAAGAATGATATGCAGAACTGGGGGATTTCTGTATAGTGGTTTCTAACTGCGTGTTACTGCACTTATTTACACTGCAGAAGCGTTACCTTAGAGCAGAAATGAAAGCTGGAAAGGATGTGGAGAAGACCTGGAATGCAGAATCATCATCTGATTAGAACTCCGTCACATGCAGTGCCCAAGTTGTACATTAGAAGCTGAAACCTTCTCACTACTTTTTTCAGGAGTATAACTTTTATAAGTAAAACTGCAGAAGTTCCTGCTTTGGCTTCAGGTAGGATCATAGTTAATTTTAAGTGCTTCTTGCTGACCCTGCTTGTTAAACTCTGAGTCAGCAGTGAGAAAACCATTGTTTAGTTTATATATAAAACCACCTGTGACACAGTGTTGGAGTGAAGCATCACCACAGCATCAGTAATGGGGCAGaggacctttttttcccccctgaatgCAGTGGAAATCTCAAGTAACTATTTTTAGAATTTCATATTTATGATTTAAGTGGCTTAAGTATCTATTCAGGTGCAGCccaacttatttttaaagtaaacaaatctatgagttaatatttttatttccatctgaTTATATGAGAGAACACTTACAGAACGGTCTCCAATGCTCAGAGTCTGTTCACATTACATGAAAATATACGCTTTGGTTctactaaatattttctttggagaTGTATGCAAGCAGAGAGCAACTGCTAACTGTAGCATAAGTTTCTCAAAGTTCTTTTTGAGACGAACACAGGAAGGCTTCAAAACCTCTCTGCCCTGTGATTAGGCTGGTAATATACTACACCTTGTCATAATACAACCACTAAACTGTAAGTATTTACACACTGCTCTTCAGGAGTGTAGCTTTGAAAAATAACATAGTTCCACAAAGGGTTTATATGCCTGTTTCTATATTTAGgcatttgtcctggtttcagctgggacagagctaacattttcttcttagtagcaagaatagtgctgtgtttgggATTCAGTaggggatttggtatgagaagaacgTTGATAATagactgatgttttcagctgttgctaagaaatcaaggacttttcaacttcccttgtcctgctagtgcgcaggtgcacaagcagctgggagggagcacagccagagcaatggacccccactggccagtggaatattccagatCACACAAGGTCATGCTCAGTACAGAGATGAAAGTCGGCTGGGAAGATCACTCTCTCTtccgggattgtggtttcaggattctctcttctctgggatcactagctgggaatgggctgggcatcggtcggcaggtggtgagcaagtGCACCATGCATTACTCGTTGGTGTtttctattactattattattacaattGTTATTTTATGTCAATTACTGTTTTAGTCTCAACCTGTGAGTCTCCTTCCCTTTACCTCTCTAATTCTCTGCCCCAttccccagggtgggggagggTAGGCCAGCAGCTGCGTGGTGGTTGGCTGTTGGCCAgttttaaaccacaacagcatttcaaactgatacattttaaaaaataacaatgcaGATAAGGGCATTGCATTAGATGATACATGCACAAGATGATTAAGaaactggagcatctctcatatgagagGCCTAGAGAGCTGGGGctgactggagaagagaaggcttggggtgGGAATCTCATCaatgtttttaaatatctgatgGGAAGGGGTAAAGAAGATAGATCTAGGCTCTTCTCAGTGATACCCAGTAACAGGAAAaggggcacaaactgaaacacaggaaatgcCACCTGAACACAAGGAGACACTTCTTACTGTGCGGGTGGTTGGATGTAGTAACATGTTGCCCAGACAGGCTGGGGAGTCTCTATCCCTGCAGATATTCCAAACCCCAAGTGCCCTGCTGTAGTGGACCCTGCCTGAGCAAAGGAggtggactagacaatctccagagacgccttccaacctcaactgttctgtgattctgtgaagagaatatacaaatatacaaatGATAAAGTCTCTATATGAAtacaaaatcttttaaatactgaCTTAGCTTAGTCACTCAAGTGATTAATTTTTCACCAGGCTTGACTGAAAGCAGTTGACTGACTTCTGAGattgtttttaaagaacagtttattCACTCTTAGTAGCCTTTCTTCTTTCACATCCACTGTGGAATCCTTTAGTGCCGTCAGGACCTTTAGGCAGCCGCAGCACCCCTACAGGCAGACCATCTGCATTTTGTATTTTCCGAGCCAACATGGGGCTACTGACAGGAGTCTCCTCTTGGGTTACAGTTTGAGCTTTTCTCCTCTGTACCCAGGGGCTACCAGAAGGAGTGATACTGCTATCCGAGGAATAATCTGTACATTTCCTTAGAATTTCAGGGCTAGTACTTGGGTTAAGCTTGTTGTCTTCAGCCAGCGGAGACCTTTTGGTTACTTTTCTTAGTGAAGATGGACTGTTCCAAGGACTTGATCTGGGTGACACATTAGGACTCAAATGGTTGTTTGGGTGAATGACAGGGCTCAAATTACTTATAGTGTTTTTTGCAGTACTTTTGCGTCCTGACAATGGTGATGTAGGATTACTCTCTGGGTCAGAAGAGCTATTTGCTGAAGATTCATCCCCAACAAACTGAAGTTCCTCAACTCTTTTATTAAGGGATCTAGTCTTCTTAAGACTCTTGCTGGTATCTTCATCACGGTTTTTGTCTTTGGGAACTTTTTTCTTTGGAGGTTTCATGCCTATTAGGACAACTTTCATGCCGCTCTCTTTCTTTTCAGCACACATGAACTCATGAGCACGTATGGCAGCATCTACTTCTTCAAATTCTATAACTGCACATTCCTGAGTTCCCAGTTGGGTGTACTGATTGCTGACCCTCCTGATATCAAGTGGTAGATCCCTACCAGGCTTGAGAATACGAACTGATGAAATTACACCAAAAGTTACAAAGGCTTTGAGGAGATGCTCCATTATCCTTTCTTGCGTGCATCCATTTTCTTGTTGATTAAGAACGTGCAGTTCAGAAATCATGTGGATGTCATACACCAGTAACATCCTGGTAGGGAGGTTTTCACTTGGAAACACTGGAACTGGAGTATTTCTTCTAACTTTTCTGTTATCATCATTGAGATCAAGAATGTCCGAGTACTTCAGTGCATAGGCTGTGGTTCTCCAGTCACGGGTAAGGTGTTTCACCTTGAAGACAGACACAGGTCAAACCCACTCAAACTCATTACAGAAAGTGTAAGGCAGATGCAGGCTCCAGTCTACAAACAGAAACCTGGATTTAAGTTTCCTGGAGCAGACTTGAGTAAAAAAGTAAACAGTTTTCCTGCTATAATGGGCATCAGTGAGCTCCTGTCCTGTTGAATCTACTGAAAATAGGAACTGACACTGAATCTCAAACTGAAAATCATTTCTTTATCTTAAAGCCTCCTCAAGTGATGATCATTCCATATCTAGGTCTGAACCATGACCAAAATGCATGTtctgtggattttattttgttacatttgCCAAACGAGTAGTTTTGCCAAGTTTAGGACTTCATTTCATTGAACTGGTATTTCCTCCCTCAGAAgtctcagttaaaaaaaccccagacttctCCATTTCCAAGGAGTGTTTTTAAGAATTTATCTGTTATCGGCATAATCTGTCTGAAGTGGTCTGAAGAAACTGGGAGTGCCTTAACTTCTAGACTGAATAGCTCTGCAAGACTGTCAGATTTAGAATCTTGATGAAGTGTTTCTAATGTAGTTTTAGATATGTACATAGGAGTtcctaatgtaaaaaaaaaaagaataaaagccacCTCACCTTTTAAGTGACTTCAGTTATCAGATACTTTCCACTACTCTTAATTTTTGGATCTCCATACATTTTGCAAAGGTCAGATTCACTATGCTTTCTCAGAGACAGGAAAGTAACTTTACCAGGATTACTTAGCTACTCATGAATAGCTGatctagaaattaatttttatcgAATGCCCATTTCCTATGCCCTACTCTCTCCCAGAATGATAATTTAGAAGCTTAGTTGCTTAAAACCTGTGATTTCTCTAGCCAATTATGAACAAGTTCAGCAATTAAAGTTCTGAATGAGAACAAACCTAACCATCACATCAAAACTGAAAGGCAGATAAAGAGGAAGACTGTAAATTACCTctataaaataagttattttcatCTCATCTCTCCTGATGCTTTTAGATTCATCAGGCTTACACAGGCATTTCAAGTCTTAAAGAGTTAGCTTACCTTCTTAAAAGAAGTGAGGAGTTTAACACTGACATAGCCCATCTTATTTCTTCTCACATGCTTGAGAAGGAAGGCATCTTTCTCAAGGTTCTCGTCTGAGAAGTAATATTCAATCTGTGCTACTAACTTCTGGATCAGGTCATTTTCTGGTGGTTTCCAGTTCTGATCAGAGTCATCATCATTTTCCCCACCACTGGAAAACAGTTATATCATTTTATTAACAGATCTTCATCTTATAATCAGTGGATTCAAATAGtctttcaaactgaaaaacaataaCTGTAACACTGATTCCAACTTACTTTATAGGTGGGCACTGAACAGGTATCACCCTATCCATCTgaggcaggaggccagctcaGAGGATGAAGCTTTCCAGTCAGCATAAGGAGTCAAGTTCCTGAGCTCATTCCAAAAGCTGGTGTCAGTGCAGAACAATGAGACATACACACTACATCTTGGAAACGCTCTGCCAACTCAAGTTCTACACCAAAACATGAAATGCAGATGCACAGGCACGTGGTGCTGTACAAAGTTTGTGGGAATACAAGggaagattggcaaggaggattgtaaacatgctcaagtgacttgcagctggggtgccaaAAACCATGTATGTCACGCtgattgttgtttagctttgtgtgcctGACGGGTAGAATGTCTGCGCTTacataacataggcctgtgagaaactcagGGGCACCTCATCCTTGAGatgcctgccctgctgtgggaaagtaCACCTGCAAAAACCCCTGACatatacaggtgaaagcagcaggttcaagatcttttccTTCTCCACCTCTTTCTGCCTAGCAAGGACCAAGCTCTGTGGTGCCAGCGTGCCCGCTTGCATGCttctgcccgggtgctgctgcaAAGATCCCTCAGATCGTGAGGGAAGAATAAacttactctttgcatttcatccatggttttgtggttgttcctgcatcccgcctgtgccagctcacaaaGTTTCTCCAGTGacagggttttatttttcagtatgaagTTATTAAACATGGGCTTGACATTTATGTGCTTCACAAGCAATGTCACATACCAGTGAATGAATATTCCAACCTG is from Strix aluco isolate bStrAlu1 chromosome 12, bStrAlu1.hap1, whole genome shotgun sequence and encodes:
- the LARP6 gene encoding la-related protein 6 isoform X2, translating into MDRVIPVQCPPINGGENDDDSDQNWKPPENDLIQKLVAQIEYYFSDENLEKDAFLLKHVRRNKMGYVSVKLLTSFKKVKHLTRDWRTTAYALKYSDILDLNDDNRKVRRNTPVPVFPSENLPTRMLLVYDIHMISELHVLNQQENGCTQERIMEHLLKAFVTFGVISSVRILKPGRDLPLDIRRVSNQYTQLGTQECAVIEFEEVDAAIRAHEFMCAEKKESGMKVVLIGMKPPKKKVPKDKNRDEDTSKSLKKTRSLNKRVEELQFVGDESSANSSSDPESNPTSPLSGRKSTAKNTISNLSPVIHPNNHLSPNVSPRSSPWNSPSSLRKVTKRSPLAEDNKLNPSTSPEILRKCTDYSSDSSITPSGSPWVQRRKAQTVTQEETPVSSPMLARKIQNADGLPVGVLRLPKGPDGTKGFHSGCERRKATKSE
- the LARP6 gene encoding la-related protein 6 isoform X1 — translated: MAQRQAATPGDPEAAELRAGSGPVQIRVAVQATEELEEEEEGGGGALCPAARGGGSCSEEDSGRCGRSSGGENDDDSDQNWKPPENDLIQKLVAQIEYYFSDENLEKDAFLLKHVRRNKMGYVSVKLLTSFKKVKHLTRDWRTTAYALKYSDILDLNDDNRKVRRNTPVPVFPSENLPTRMLLVYDIHMISELHVLNQQENGCTQERIMEHLLKAFVTFGVISSVRILKPGRDLPLDIRRVSNQYTQLGTQECAVIEFEEVDAAIRAHEFMCAEKKESGMKVVLIGMKPPKKKVPKDKNRDEDTSKSLKKTRSLNKRVEELQFVGDESSANSSSDPESNPTSPLSGRKSTAKNTISNLSPVIHPNNHLSPNVSPRSSPWNSPSSLRKVTKRSPLAEDNKLNPSTSPEILRKCTDYSSDSSITPSGSPWVQRRKAQTVTQEETPVSSPMLARKIQNADGLPVGVLRLPKGPDGTKGFHSGCERRKATKSE
- the LARP6 gene encoding la-related protein 6 isoform X3 yields the protein MLLVYDIHMISELHVLNQQENGCTQERIMEHLLKAFVTFGVISSVRILKPGRDLPLDIRRVSNQYTQLGTQECAVIEFEEVDAAIRAHEFMCAEKKESGMKVVLIGMKPPKKKVPKDKNRDEDTSKSLKKTRSLNKRVEELQFVGDESSANSSSDPESNPTSPLSGRKSTAKNTISNLSPVIHPNNHLSPNVSPRSSPWNSPSSLRKVTKRSPLAEDNKLNPSTSPEILRKCTDYSSDSSITPSGSPWVQRRKAQTVTQEETPVSSPMLARKIQNADGLPVGVLRLPKGPDGTKGFHSGCERRKATKSE